In Actinomadura citrea, a single window of DNA contains:
- a CDS encoding beta-ketoacyl-[acyl-carrier-protein] synthase family protein, with translation MSGAAPRRVVVTGLGAVTPAGIGTGPFWDLIIHGDSAIRKISCFDATEFRSKVAGECDFDPQAHGIDPAEAHRLDRAGQFAYVAARQAIADSGLDLDRFPKDRIGVSMGSALGRVSSFDHWTARRTTNRFAMALGGADGRGRPLSEAEPSVIAQVVAQQAGARGPVRVVSNGCTSGLDAVSHGVQLIEDGQADVVIAGGSEAPLTPVAVSSMDAIRATSAYDGDPAEACRPFDRNRDGMVVAEAAGVLVLEEAGSARNRGAVVLAEMLGCGHRANAHHMTGLEAEGSDLADAVQEALHTAKVAADDVDYVNAHGTATGHNDEHETAALKQALGSRAFTVPISSIKSMVGHALGAAGAIELIACAMAIRDNLIPPTANLYDPDPKCDLDYVPLIGREHRTDIALCTGSGFGGLQTAILMGAPGGGR, from the coding sequence ATGAGCGGGGCGGCGCCCCGCCGCGTGGTCGTCACGGGACTGGGGGCGGTGACACCCGCGGGAATCGGCACCGGACCGTTCTGGGACTTGATCATTCATGGCGACTCGGCCATTCGGAAGATATCCTGCTTCGACGCGACGGAGTTTCGTAGCAAGGTCGCCGGAGAATGCGACTTCGACCCGCAGGCACACGGCATCGACCCGGCCGAGGCGCACCGACTGGACCGCGCGGGCCAGTTCGCCTACGTCGCGGCCCGGCAGGCGATCGCCGACAGCGGACTCGACCTGGACCGGTTCCCCAAGGACCGGATCGGGGTCTCGATGGGCAGCGCGCTGGGCCGGGTCAGTTCCTTCGACCACTGGACCGCCCGGCGCACCACCAACCGCTTCGCCATGGCCCTCGGGGGCGCCGACGGCAGGGGGCGGCCCCTGTCCGAGGCGGAGCCGAGCGTGATCGCACAGGTGGTCGCGCAGCAGGCGGGAGCGCGCGGGCCGGTGCGCGTGGTGAGCAACGGCTGCACCTCCGGGCTGGACGCGGTGTCCCACGGCGTGCAGCTGATCGAGGACGGGCAGGCCGATGTCGTGATCGCCGGGGGCAGCGAAGCACCCCTGACACCGGTCGCGGTCTCGTCGATGGACGCCATCCGGGCCACATCCGCCTACGACGGCGACCCGGCGGAGGCGTGCCGCCCGTTCGACCGCAACCGCGACGGCATGGTGGTCGCCGAGGCCGCGGGCGTCCTGGTCCTGGAGGAGGCCGGCAGTGCCCGCAACCGGGGCGCGGTGGTCCTGGCCGAGATGCTCGGCTGCGGACACCGCGCCAACGCGCACCACATGACCGGTCTGGAGGCAGAGGGATCCGACCTGGCCGACGCCGTCCAGGAAGCACTGCACACCGCCAAGGTGGCGGCGGACGACGTCGACTACGTCAACGCCCACGGAACCGCGACCGGGCACAACGACGAACACGAGACGGCGGCGCTCAAACAGGCGCTGGGATCGCGAGCCTTCACCGTCCCGATCAGCTCGATCAAGTCGATGGTCGGTCACGCGCTCGGTGCGGCCGGCGCGATCGAGCTGATCGCCTGCGCCATGGCCATCCGCGACAACCTCATCCCGCCCACGGCCAACCTGTACGACCCCGATCCGAAGTGCGACCTGGACTACGTGCCCCTGATCGGACGCGAGCACCGCACCGACATCGCGCTGTGCACCGGCAGCGGTTTCGGCGGCCTCCAGACAGCGATCTTGATGGGCGCCCCCGGAGGTGGCCGATGA
- a CDS encoding beta-ketoacyl synthase N-terminal-like domain-containing protein codes for MSSAKIVVTGLGVLSPTGLGHADFWKAALDCDTSRLTSGRLAALTSSFEPAAHIPAQLLPQTARVTQMTLAGTDWALADAKLVLSDVPAEGRSTVFANAFGGTDYVGQELHKLWTLGPGHVKPYLSYAWFYAANSSQASIRHDAHGPAWTLVSGQAGGLDAIAQACRHLRRGGHIAMTGAFDSFLDPVGQEVATAYLADADAQPPRSPEASRLIGEGGAALVLESHTAQRRLSAPYGQIKGYGTSFDPVAPRPGDSGLERATRAALADAQVDPADIDVIFADGTVPYLDDIETAAITEIFTDHPVPVTSPKTLTGKMGAGGAALDVATALLALHHQVIPPTARRGSIPQPRGIDMVYDRPRETRLSNTLVLARGHGGHNSAIVVGALD; via the coding sequence ATGAGCTCGGCGAAGATCGTCGTCACGGGACTCGGTGTGCTGAGCCCGACCGGTCTCGGGCATGCCGACTTCTGGAAAGCGGCCCTGGACTGCGACACCAGCCGACTCACCAGCGGGCGGCTGGCCGCGCTGACCAGCTCCTTCGAACCGGCGGCCCACATCCCCGCTCAGTTGCTGCCCCAGACCGCCCGGGTCACCCAGATGACGCTGGCCGGTACGGACTGGGCACTGGCCGACGCCAAGCTCGTGCTGTCCGATGTCCCGGCCGAAGGCCGAAGCACCGTGTTCGCCAATGCCTTCGGCGGCACCGACTACGTCGGGCAAGAACTGCACAAGCTCTGGACACTGGGTCCCGGGCACGTCAAGCCCTACCTGTCCTACGCCTGGTTCTACGCCGCCAACTCCAGCCAGGCGTCGATCCGGCACGATGCCCACGGCCCCGCCTGGACGCTGGTCAGCGGGCAAGCGGGTGGACTGGACGCCATCGCGCAGGCGTGCCGCCACCTCCGCAGGGGCGGCCACATCGCCATGACCGGCGCCTTCGATTCCTTCCTGGATCCGGTCGGACAGGAAGTGGCGACCGCGTACCTTGCCGACGCGGACGCACAGCCCCCGCGAAGCCCGGAGGCGAGCCGGCTGATCGGGGAAGGCGGCGCCGCCCTCGTCCTCGAATCGCACACGGCGCAACGGCGGCTGTCCGCCCCCTACGGGCAGATCAAAGGCTACGGAACCTCCTTCGACCCGGTGGCACCACGGCCAGGCGACTCGGGGCTGGAACGCGCGACCCGCGCCGCCCTCGCCGACGCGCAGGTCGACCCCGCCGACATCGACGTGATCTTCGCCGACGGCACCGTCCCCTACCTGGACGACATCGAGACGGCGGCCATCACCGAGATCTTCACCGACCACCCGGTGCCGGTGACCTCACCCAAGACCCTCACCGGGAAGATGGGCGCCGGCGGAGCCGCCCTCGACGTCGCCACCGCGCTTCTGGCGCTGCACCACCAGGTCATCCCCCCGACCGCGAGGCGGGGGAGCATTCCGCAGCCGCGGGGCATCGACATGGTCTACGACCGTCCCCGCGAGACCCGGCTGAGCAACACCCTGGTCCTGGCCCGCGGCCACGGCGGCCACAACTCGGCCATCGTGGTCGGCGCCCTGGACTGA
- a CDS encoding acyl carrier protein, giving the protein METDARLNEKDLIDMLPTDGAPAPAHDSETTGSRSLADFGYDSIAMADLMSQIELRYEVKLPDPLLGELLKVSITQATSLINQHITAAAG; this is encoded by the coding sequence ATGGAAACAGACGCCCGGCTGAACGAGAAAGACCTCATCGACATGCTGCCGACGGACGGCGCACCCGCGCCCGCCCACGACAGCGAGACGACCGGCAGCCGCAGCCTCGCCGATTTCGGATACGACTCGATCGCGATGGCCGACCTGATGTCCCAGATCGAGCTCCGCTACGAGGTCAAGCTCCCCGATCCCCTGCTCGGCGAACTGCTCAAGGTCAGCATCACCCAGGCCACCAGCCTGATCAACCAGCACATCACGGCCGCGGCCGGGTGA
- a CDS encoding methyltransferase, which produces METQPPGSIKDLMEICTGFWAFKSIVSAQELGLFDILHEAGAQPISDLARRLDVQERPAETLVTALASLGLLKVDDGRYGNSPLAETYLVRGGRYYFGGWIAHLDQRNYPGWAHLTEAIRTNRPMGWQSGHEAETPFDIVDPELTSQFQDGMHSLSRHSAASAAQRIDLSGARTLLDVGGGTGAWAIELASANPQLTITIYDLPPVCDLARAKIEAEGLSSRISTISGDFRTQELPSGYDTVLLSMILHDWTPDECLRLLNKCHRALAPGGRAIISELLVDDDKSGPADAALMSLNMLVATQGRNYTAAEYNAWLLEAGFEAPELEPIDTPSCNGLISARKKAPVDGSPAERHVVDTSAS; this is translated from the coding sequence GTGGAAACACAACCGCCCGGCTCCATCAAGGACCTGATGGAGATCTGCACCGGCTTCTGGGCATTCAAGTCCATCGTCAGCGCGCAGGAACTCGGCCTCTTCGACATCCTGCACGAGGCCGGCGCCCAACCGATCAGTGACCTGGCACGGCGGCTCGACGTGCAGGAACGGCCCGCGGAAACGCTGGTGACCGCCTTGGCCTCGCTCGGACTGCTCAAGGTCGACGACGGCCGGTACGGCAACAGCCCGCTCGCCGAGACCTACCTGGTCAGGGGCGGGAGGTACTACTTCGGCGGCTGGATCGCCCATCTCGACCAACGCAACTACCCCGGGTGGGCCCATCTGACCGAAGCGATACGAACCAACCGCCCCATGGGCTGGCAATCCGGCCACGAGGCGGAAACCCCCTTCGACATCGTCGACCCGGAGCTGACCTCCCAGTTCCAGGACGGGATGCACTCCCTCTCCCGGCACTCGGCGGCCTCAGCCGCCCAGCGGATCGACCTGTCGGGCGCCCGGACGCTGCTCGACGTCGGCGGCGGAACCGGGGCCTGGGCCATCGAGCTCGCCTCGGCGAACCCGCAGCTGACGATCACCATCTACGACCTGCCGCCCGTGTGCGACCTGGCCCGGGCCAAGATCGAGGCGGAGGGGCTGAGCAGCCGGATCAGCACGATCTCCGGGGACTTCCGCACCCAGGAGCTGCCGTCGGGATACGACACCGTTCTGCTCTCGATGATCCTGCACGACTGGACGCCCGACGAATGCCTCCGGCTCCTGAACAAATGCCACCGGGCGCTGGCACCCGGCGGCCGGGCGATCATCAGCGAGCTGCTCGTCGACGACGACAAATCCGGCCCCGCCGACGCGGCGCTGATGAGCCTCAACATGCTCGTGGCCACCCAGGGCCGCAACTACACCGCCGCCGAGTACAACGCCTGGCTGCTGGAAGCGGGGTTCGAAGCGCCGGAACTGGAGCCGATCGACACCCCTTCCTGCAACGGCCTGATCTCGGCGCGTAAGAAGGCCCCCGTCGACGGTTCGCCGGCGGAACGACACGTCGTCGACACGTCCGCCTCCTAG
- a CDS encoding methyltransferase: MEPAQDSIAAATIILDQTVGMYRTAALAVAARAGVADHLDRPRTVVELAERTGVNAAALRRVLRMLASQDIFREDDQGLYHLTPAAEFLRSGASRSLRDAVIMFSEDYMWRSASHLTAAVETGSSSFEQLYSKPFFEWLGANPDAASTFHASMVQLSETGIERIIDTYDFPATGTVVDVGGGRGALLREILEKNQHLNGVLQDDRSALREHVLDTPQTADRWRLEEGSFFESVPVGGNVYVLKHIIHNWGDEQSTAILRNCRSAMKDDARVLIIDPVLPEPGNPHFGWALDLVMLSTLTGKERTRQEFEAILNDAGLRISNIFPVQTLGEYSIIEAVAA; encoded by the coding sequence ATGGAACCAGCTCAGGACAGCATCGCCGCCGCGACGATCATCCTCGATCAGACCGTCGGGATGTACCGGACCGCAGCCCTCGCCGTCGCGGCCAGAGCCGGCGTCGCCGACCATCTGGACCGGCCGCGAACGGTCGTCGAACTGGCCGAGAGGACCGGCGTGAACGCCGCGGCGCTGCGCCGGGTCCTCCGCATGCTCGCCTCCCAGGACATCTTCCGTGAGGACGACCAGGGCCTGTACCACCTGACGCCCGCGGCCGAATTCCTTCGCTCCGGCGCGAGCCGGTCACTCCGCGACGCCGTGATCATGTTCTCCGAAGACTACATGTGGAGATCGGCAAGCCACCTGACCGCCGCGGTGGAGACGGGATCCAGTTCCTTCGAACAGCTGTACAGCAAGCCCTTCTTCGAATGGCTGGGCGCGAACCCCGACGCCGCCTCGACATTCCACGCGTCGATGGTTCAACTCTCCGAAACGGGCATCGAAAGAATCATCGATACCTATGACTTTCCTGCCACGGGCACCGTGGTCGACGTCGGCGGGGGACGTGGCGCGCTGCTCCGCGAGATCCTCGAGAAGAACCAGCACCTGAACGGCGTTCTCCAAGACGACCGGAGCGCGCTGCGCGAGCACGTCCTCGACACGCCGCAGACGGCCGACCGCTGGCGCCTGGAAGAGGGAAGCTTCTTCGAGTCGGTCCCTGTCGGCGGAAACGTCTACGTCCTCAAGCACATCATCCACAACTGGGGCGACGAGCAGTCCACCGCCATCCTGAGGAACTGCCGGTCGGCGATGAAGGACGACGCCCGCGTACTGATCATCGACCCGGTTCTGCCGGAACCCGGCAACCCTCACTTCGGCTGGGCCCTCGACCTGGTCATGTTGAGCACCCTCACCGGCAAGGAACGCACCCGGCAGGAATTCGAAGCGATACTGAACGACGCGGGCCTGCGCATCAGCAACATATTCCCCGTGCAGACGCTCGGAGAGTACTCGATCATCGAGGCCGTCGCGGCATAG
- a CDS encoding ketoacyl-ACP synthase III family protein, producing the protein MSEPNIYIAACATWLPPLLPVAQAVADGQCDEKLAQRTGMVSVAVAGTEAAPEMAGRAARIALRRARYDGADIALILHANFFYQGHDVWAPASYVQRVAVGNDCPAVEIRQASNGGMAAVDLARAFLIAGPGREAALVTTGDKFSPPAFDRWRSDPGTVYADGGTALALSRRRGFGLLRSLVTVSDPELEGMHRGDDSFGPAPLSARSIVDLDACQRDFLASAGMRRVAARVCAGQEAVLAKALAQAEVKLADIDRVVLPHLGLHRLNGSYLRRLGLKPEITTWPWSRHIGHLGAGDPFAGLEHLMLTGALGAGDRCLVISVGAGFTWTAAVIDILERPTWADHAARSP; encoded by the coding sequence GTGAGCGAGCCAAACATCTACATCGCGGCCTGCGCGACCTGGCTGCCGCCATTGCTGCCGGTCGCGCAGGCCGTCGCCGACGGTCAATGCGACGAGAAACTCGCACAGCGCACGGGAATGGTGTCGGTCGCTGTGGCCGGTACCGAGGCGGCACCGGAAATGGCGGGCAGGGCCGCTCGGATCGCGCTGCGCCGGGCGCGCTACGACGGTGCGGACATCGCGTTGATCCTGCATGCGAACTTCTTCTACCAGGGCCATGACGTGTGGGCCCCGGCGTCGTACGTCCAACGTGTCGCCGTGGGGAATGACTGCCCGGCGGTGGAGATACGCCAGGCGTCCAACGGCGGCATGGCCGCGGTCGATCTGGCGCGCGCCTTCCTGATCGCCGGTCCCGGCCGCGAGGCCGCGCTGGTGACCACGGGCGACAAGTTCAGCCCGCCCGCCTTCGACCGGTGGCGAAGCGACCCGGGAACCGTGTACGCCGACGGCGGGACCGCGCTCGCGCTGTCCCGGCGGAGGGGATTCGGGCTGCTGCGAAGCCTGGTGACGGTCAGCGACCCAGAGCTGGAGGGCATGCACCGCGGCGACGACTCCTTCGGGCCCGCCCCCTTGAGCGCGCGTTCCATCGTCGACCTCGACGCATGCCAGCGTGACTTCCTCGCGAGCGCCGGAATGCGACGCGTGGCGGCGCGCGTGTGCGCGGGCCAGGAAGCGGTGCTCGCCAAGGCGCTGGCGCAAGCGGAGGTCAAGCTCGCAGACATCGACCGCGTCGTCCTTCCCCACCTGGGCCTCCACCGGCTCAACGGCAGCTACCTGCGAAGACTCGGCCTCAAGCCGGAGATCACCACCTGGCCGTGGAGTCGGCACATCGGGCACCTCGGCGCCGGAGACCCCTTCGCCGGACTGGAGCACCTGATGCTGACCGGCGCCCTCGGCGCCGGGGACCGGTGCCTGGTCATCAGCGTCGGCGCCGGCTTCACGTGGACGGCCGCCGTGATCGACATCCTGGAGCGCCCGACCTGGGCCGACCACGCGGCGAGATCGCCGTGA
- a CDS encoding cytochrome P450 — protein sequence MTHLDAQTSDRQQSAPIVTIDPLGADPHAEMARLRAAGPVVRTVLPGLPDTVHAWMVTRQDLLSRLSRHPAVSRVAHRHWAAYRDGLVPADWPLAGMFIGLTNMFFLDDPEHQHHRRMISSVFTAKRVEQLSADITRIVRHALDALPGHRGPDGAVDLRAHYAYTVPMGVICHLLGIPESMRPQFRNLVDTLLRTDAKTAQDAAALEQGRLDLLDELVELRLARPGADLTSSLITVRDNGGGALLHRQLLDTLWSLVIAGHETTLNLITNAVRALLTHPDQLAHARALPPDGWSAVVEETLRWDGVINYLVAGYTTDTIPIGGVSIPPGQLLVSLYAGIGRDPDLYGSTADRYDITRVVSQQVAFGTGSHYCLGAPLARLESRIALCELFSRHPEVRLAVPDRDLRQVPSMFTNSPRALPVHIDVHADSHR from the coding sequence GTGACACACCTCGACGCCCAGACCAGCGACCGGCAGCAGTCGGCTCCGATCGTCACCATCGACCCCCTCGGCGCCGACCCGCATGCCGAGATGGCCCGGCTGCGCGCCGCCGGTCCGGTCGTGCGAACGGTGCTGCCCGGCCTGCCCGACACCGTGCACGCCTGGATGGTCACCCGCCAGGACCTGCTCAGCCGGCTCAGCCGGCACCCCGCCGTGTCCCGGGTCGCGCACCGGCACTGGGCCGCCTACCGCGACGGCCTCGTCCCCGCCGACTGGCCCCTGGCGGGCATGTTCATCGGCCTGACCAACATGTTCTTCCTGGACGACCCCGAACACCAGCATCACCGCCGAATGATCAGCTCGGTGTTCACCGCCAAACGCGTGGAACAGTTGAGCGCCGACATCACCCGCATCGTCCGGCACGCCTTGGACGCCCTGCCCGGCCACCGCGGCCCGGACGGCGCCGTCGACCTGCGCGCCCACTACGCCTACACGGTCCCCATGGGTGTCATCTGCCACCTGCTCGGCATCCCCGAATCCATGCGGCCGCAATTCCGGAACCTGGTCGACACGCTGCTCCGCACCGACGCCAAGACCGCGCAAGACGCCGCCGCCCTCGAACAGGGCCGCCTGGATCTGCTGGACGAACTGGTCGAACTCCGCCTCGCCCGCCCCGGTGCCGATCTGACCAGCAGCCTGATCACTGTGCGCGACAACGGCGGCGGCGCTCTGCTCCACCGGCAGCTGCTCGACACCCTGTGGTCACTGGTGATCGCCGGGCACGAGACCACCCTCAATCTGATCACCAACGCGGTCCGCGCCCTGCTCACCCACCCCGATCAGCTGGCTCACGCCAGAGCACTCCCACCCGACGGCTGGAGCGCCGTGGTGGAGGAGACCCTGCGGTGGGACGGTGTGATCAACTATCTGGTGGCCGGCTACACGACCGACACGATCCCCATCGGCGGCGTCAGCATTCCGCCCGGACAGCTCCTGGTCAGCTTGTACGCCGGCATCGGCCGCGACCCCGACCTCTACGGTTCCACGGCCGACCGGTACGACATCACCCGCGTCGTCTCCCAGCAGGTGGCCTTCGGTACTGGGAGTCACTACTGCCTCGGCGCGCCTCTGGCCCGCCTCGAATCCCGCATCGCGCTGTGCGAACTGTTCAGCCGCCATCCCGAGGTGCGGCTCGCCGTCCCCGACCGCGACCTCCGGCAAGTCCCCTCCATGTTCACCAACAGCCCCCGCGCACTGCCCGTCCACATCGACGTTCACGCAGACTCGCATCGTTGA
- a CDS encoding glycoside hydrolase family 13 protein yields MDLSSTSPSPTRGVRRPAESSSPLVGDTRWWRDAVIYQIYVRSFADADGDGIGDLAGVRDRLPYLASLGVDALWITPFYESPMVDGGYDVTNYRSVDPTFGTLADAADLIEDAHGLGLRVIVDIVPNHTSDQHVWFQEALAAGISGPARERYVFRPGRGAAGELPPNDWESVFGGPAWTRLPDGQWYLHLFAPQQPDLNWEHPDVRAEFDDVLRFWLDLAVDGFRIDVAHGMVKAAGLPDVGDAPQSRLLGRGKVPYFDQDGVHEIHRGWRRLLDSYPGERIGVAEAWAPSLDRLANYVRPDELHQVFNFDYMRTDWDAGALRSVIEKSLASAGSVGAPTTWVLSNHDVQRHVTRYGDGDLGQRRARAAALLTLALPGSAYVYQGEELGLPEVLDIPAELLTDPQLESIKGGRDGCRVPLPWSGYEPPFGFGSGVGWLPSPAEWKSLTVEAQRDDDASMLTLYRQALRIRRDHPALGDGELRWLDEPPGCLVFERTGHSGGPRMLCAVNTGDQSIRFSAPGSLLLSSGPIRTAGRDAILPPDTAAWWSVTPED; encoded by the coding sequence ATGGATCTGTCATCGACATCTCCTTCACCGACGCGCGGGGTGCGACGCCCTGCGGAGTCCTCCAGCCCTCTGGTGGGCGATACACGCTGGTGGCGTGACGCGGTCATCTACCAGATCTATGTACGCAGCTTCGCCGACGCCGACGGGGACGGCATCGGCGACCTGGCCGGCGTCCGAGACCGGCTTCCCTATCTGGCCTCGCTCGGCGTGGACGCATTGTGGATCACGCCGTTCTACGAGTCGCCGATGGTCGACGGCGGCTACGACGTCACGAACTACCGCTCGGTGGACCCGACGTTCGGCACGCTCGCCGACGCCGCGGACCTGATCGAGGACGCGCACGGCCTGGGGCTGCGCGTCATCGTTGACATCGTGCCCAACCACACCTCCGACCAGCATGTCTGGTTCCAGGAGGCGCTGGCCGCCGGGATCTCCGGTCCGGCGCGGGAGCGCTACGTCTTCCGGCCGGGACGAGGAGCCGCCGGCGAACTGCCGCCCAACGACTGGGAGTCGGTCTTCGGTGGTCCCGCGTGGACCCGGCTGCCTGACGGGCAGTGGTACCTGCACCTGTTCGCTCCGCAGCAGCCCGACCTGAACTGGGAACACCCGGACGTGCGCGCCGAGTTCGACGACGTCCTGCGATTCTGGCTGGACCTGGCGGTCGACGGATTCCGCATCGACGTGGCGCACGGCATGGTCAAGGCGGCAGGGCTGCCCGACGTCGGTGACGCGCCGCAGTCGCGGCTGCTGGGACGCGGCAAGGTGCCGTACTTCGACCAGGACGGGGTGCACGAGATCCATCGAGGCTGGCGACGGCTGCTCGACTCCTACCCCGGAGAGCGGATCGGGGTCGCTGAGGCATGGGCGCCCTCGCTCGATCGGCTGGCCAACTACGTACGGCCGGACGAGCTGCACCAGGTTTTCAACTTCGACTACATGAGGACCGACTGGGACGCCGGTGCACTGCGCTCGGTGATCGAGAAGTCCCTGGCCTCGGCCGGCTCCGTCGGCGCACCCACCACCTGGGTGCTGTCCAACCACGACGTCCAGCGGCATGTCACCCGCTACGGCGACGGCGACCTCGGACAGCGGCGGGCCCGAGCGGCGGCGCTGCTCACCCTGGCGTTGCCCGGTTCGGCGTACGTGTACCAGGGAGAGGAGCTCGGTCTGCCCGAGGTGCTCGACATCCCGGCCGAGCTGCTGACCGACCCGCAGCTGGAGAGCATCAAGGGCGGCCGGGACGGTTGCCGGGTTCCGCTGCCGTGGTCCGGCTACGAGCCCCCGTTCGGGTTCGGGTCGGGCGTTGGCTGGCTGCCGTCGCCGGCCGAATGGAAGTCGCTCACCGTGGAGGCGCAGCGGGACGACGACGCTTCCATGCTGACCCTCTACCGCCAGGCCCTCCGGATCCGGCGCGACCATCCGGCTTTGGGTGACGGCGAGCTGCGCTGGCTGGACGAGCCGCCGGGTTGCCTGGTGTTCGAGCGCACCGGTCATTCCGGCGGCCCGCGAATGCTGTGCGCGGTGAACACCGGCGACCAGAGCATCCGGTTCTCGGCCCCCGGCTCGCTCCTGCTGAGCAGCGGGCCGATCCGTACGGCAGGCCGGGACGCGATCCTCCCGCCCGACACGGCCGCCTGGTGGAGCGTCACACCCGAGGACTAG